In Salmo trutta chromosome 16, fSalTru1.1, whole genome shotgun sequence, a genomic segment contains:
- the LOC115150627 gene encoding MICOS complex subunit Mic10, which yields MAEEQGRKWDRCLADSAVKLATGLGVGIVFSVLFFKRRTWPVVFGSGVGLGMGYSNCQQDFRSPYLLHGHMVKEQ from the exons ATGGCCGAGGAACAGGGACGGAAGTGGGACCGATGCCTAGCTGATAGCGCTGTTAAGTTAG CCACCGGCCTTGGTGTGGGGATTGTGTTTTCAGTTCTCTTCTTCAAAC GGCGCACATGGCCAGTGGTGTTTGGCTCGGGTGTGGGGCTAGGCATGGGCTACTCCAACTGCCAGCAGGACTTCAGGTCACCTTACCTGCTCCATGGCCACATGGTGAAG GAACAGTAG